In one window of Caenimonas aquaedulcis DNA:
- a CDS encoding CPBP family intramembrane glutamic endopeptidase, with protein MLAYRTPADAPKWKRRALYSPLARIVIFALLAAAILFLMSLGVAALGLDQKSAPVMARRISYFLRQLVPFLGAYLFLVYVIEKRRPVEIAWRKVIPDGAIGLAAGLLFISSVVAVLWLVGSYVVTGTNPEVEWVRPLLLAGLGTAIAEEIVFRGVLFRITEEGLGTWPAVLVSALFFGGVHIMNPGATVWSSVAIAIEAGALLGLAYHVTRSLPLVMGIHMAWNFSQGTLFGIPVSGNGEKGFLVSTRPGPDWLSGGSFGAEASVVAVLISVIASAALIAYARRHGTIFVRGKQSAPIMETVPS; from the coding sequence ATGCTTGCGTACCGGACACCCGCCGACGCGCCGAAATGGAAGCGCCGCGCCCTCTACTCGCCCCTGGCGCGCATCGTGATCTTCGCCCTGCTCGCCGCGGCGATCCTGTTCCTCATGAGCCTGGGCGTCGCCGCGCTCGGGCTGGACCAGAAGAGCGCGCCGGTGATGGCGCGCCGCATATCGTATTTCCTGCGGCAGCTGGTCCCGTTCCTGGGCGCCTACCTCTTCCTCGTCTACGTGATCGAGAAGCGGCGGCCCGTCGAAATCGCCTGGCGCAAGGTCATCCCCGACGGGGCCATCGGCCTGGCCGCGGGACTGCTCTTCATCAGCAGCGTCGTCGCGGTGCTCTGGCTGGTGGGCAGCTACGTGGTGACCGGCACCAACCCGGAGGTGGAATGGGTCCGTCCCCTGCTCCTGGCCGGACTGGGCACCGCCATCGCCGAGGAAATCGTGTTTCGCGGGGTGCTGTTCCGCATCACCGAGGAGGGCCTGGGCACCTGGCCCGCCGTCCTGGTCTCGGCGCTCTTCTTCGGCGGCGTTCACATCATGAATCCCGGCGCCACGGTATGGAGTTCCGTGGCGATCGCGATCGAAGCGGGCGCGTTGCTGGGACTGGCCTACCACGTGACGCGCTCGCTGCCGCTCGTGATGGGCATCCACATGGCGTGGAACTTCTCGCAGGGCACCCTCTTCGGGATTCCCGTCTCGGGCAACGGCGAGAAAGGTTTTCTCGTCTCCACCCGCCCCGGCCCGGACTGGCTGTCCGGGGGCAGCTTCGGCGCCGAGGCGTCCGTCGTGGCCGTGCTGATCAGCGTCATCGCCTCGGCCGCCTTGATCGCCTACGCCCGGCGCCACGGGACGATCTTCGTGCGTGGGAAGCAGTCGGCGCCGATAATGGAAACCGTCCCCTCGTAG
- a CDS encoding ABC transporter permease yields MLVRRLQDLALLLLASLLVLPVAAVLVSWLQWDAASAQILREMAGTVLPGYAWTSLVLCVAVGAGVAVVGGGAAAAVTLFDFPGRRLFEWALLLPLAMPAYVVAYAYTDYLQFSGPLQSWLRATFGLQGRVLPEVRSLGGAALVFVFSLYPYVYLLARTALGERAGHLMEAARLLGAPLRRRLRSVAFPLARPAIAAGVALALMETLADFGVSSYFGIQTFTTGIYKAWLSMDNRIAAAQLATVLLVVVATLLGLERRAQQRMRFAGGRGARVGSAEAQPMRLRGRHAAAAFALCTVPVLLGFVLPVLFMLRPLAAEWTVLPWDRFLQWSFNSVRLGAISAALAVAAALLMAFSLRRAPGAVTQGVVRLASLGYAVPGAVIVVGLLLPTGWLQQVAPTSGAGAWVTATVLGVVWAYLVRFVSVALQSVQSGYTRIPASVDDSARMLGAAGFGLLGRVHWPLLRRSVLAAGLLVFVDVMKELPATLVLRPFDSDTLAVVAYQLARDERLGEAALPSLALVLVGLIPVMLLSRALRTRS; encoded by the coding sequence ATGCTCGTGCGCCGGCTCCAAGACCTTGCCCTGTTGCTGCTGGCCTCGCTGCTCGTGCTGCCGGTGGCGGCGGTGCTCGTGTCGTGGCTGCAATGGGATGCGGCCAGCGCGCAGATCCTGCGCGAGATGGCGGGCACGGTTCTTCCCGGTTACGCGTGGACCAGCCTCGTGCTCTGCGTGGCGGTCGGGGCCGGCGTCGCGGTGGTGGGCGGCGGCGCGGCAGCGGCGGTGACGCTGTTCGATTTCCCGGGCCGCCGCCTCTTCGAGTGGGCCCTGTTGCTGCCGCTCGCGATGCCTGCCTACGTGGTGGCCTATGCGTACACCGACTACCTGCAGTTCAGCGGGCCGCTGCAATCGTGGCTGCGCGCGACCTTCGGATTGCAGGGCCGCGTGCTGCCGGAGGTGCGCAGCCTTGGAGGTGCGGCCCTGGTGTTCGTCTTTTCTCTCTATCCCTACGTGTACCTGCTGGCACGCACCGCATTGGGCGAGCGTGCCGGGCACCTGATGGAGGCGGCGCGGCTGTTGGGGGCGCCGCTGCGCCGCCGGTTGCGCTCGGTGGCGTTTCCGCTCGCACGCCCCGCCATCGCGGCGGGCGTGGCGCTCGCGCTCATGGAAACGCTGGCGGACTTCGGCGTCTCCAGCTACTTCGGCATCCAGACCTTCACCACGGGCATCTACAAGGCCTGGCTGTCGATGGACAACCGCATCGCGGCGGCGCAACTGGCCACCGTGCTGCTGGTGGTCGTGGCGACGTTGCTGGGCCTGGAGCGGCGCGCCCAGCAGCGCATGCGCTTTGCCGGCGGCCGGGGCGCGCGCGTCGGGTCTGCGGAAGCGCAGCCGATGCGCCTGCGCGGCCGGCATGCGGCGGCGGCATTCGCGCTGTGCACGGTGCCCGTGCTGCTCGGCTTCGTGCTGCCGGTGCTCTTCATGTTGCGGCCGCTGGCGGCCGAGTGGACGGTGCTGCCCTGGGACCGCTTCCTGCAGTGGTCCTTCAACAGTGTGCGGCTGGGTGCGATCAGCGCCGCGCTCGCCGTGGCTGCCGCGTTGCTCATGGCGTTCAGCCTGCGCCGCGCGCCCGGGGCGGTCACGCAAGGCGTCGTGCGGCTCGCCTCCTTGGGATACGCGGTGCCCGGCGCGGTGATCGTCGTGGGGTTGTTGCTGCCCACCGGCTGGCTGCAGCAGGTCGCGCCGACTTCCGGCGCGGGCGCGTGGGTCACGGCCACCGTGCTCGGCGTCGTGTGGGCGTACCTCGTGCGCTTCGTGTCGGTGGCGCTGCAATCGGTGCAAAGCGGCTACACGCGCATCCCGGCGAGCGTCGACGACAGCGCGCGCATGCTCGGCGCCGCAGGCTTCGGGCTGCTGGGGCGCGTGCACTGGCCGCTGCTGCGGCGCTCCGTGCTCGCGGCGGGTTTGCTGGTCTTCGTCGACGTGATGAAGGAACTGCCGGCGACCCTGGTGCTGCGGCCCTTCGATTCGGACACGCTCGCGGTGGTCGCCTACCAGCTCGCGCGCGACGAACGCCTGGGGGAGGCGGCCTTGCCCTCGCTCGCGCTCGTGCTGGTGGGGCTGATCCCGGTGATGCTCCTGAGCCGCGCGCTGCGGACGCGCAGCTAG
- a CDS encoding AAA family ATPase, with protein sequence MKFQGSQNYVATQDLMLAVNAAITLKRPLLVKGEPGTGKTMLAEEVAQALGVPLLQWHIKSTTKAQQGLYEYDAVSRLRDSQLGDEKVKDIHNYIVKGVLWQAFTSEQPVALLIDEIDKADIEFPNDLLRELDRMEFYVYETRELVRAKHRPLVFITSNNEKELPDAFLRRCFFHYIKFPDADTMKQIVDVHFPGLKKELLTSAMKTFYDVRNLPGLKKKPSTSELLDWLKLLVAEDIPLEALQSKDDKVAVPPLVGALLKNEQDVTLFEKLVFMQRHNR encoded by the coding sequence ATGAAGTTCCAAGGCTCACAGAACTACGTCGCCACGCAAGACCTGATGCTGGCGGTCAACGCGGCCATCACCCTCAAGCGTCCCCTGCTCGTCAAGGGCGAACCCGGCACCGGCAAGACCATGCTGGCCGAGGAAGTGGCCCAGGCGCTGGGCGTGCCGCTCCTGCAGTGGCACATCAAGTCCACCACCAAGGCGCAGCAGGGCCTGTACGAGTACGACGCGGTGAGCCGCCTGCGCGATTCGCAGCTCGGCGACGAAAAGGTGAAGGACATCCACAACTACATCGTGAAGGGCGTGCTTTGGCAGGCCTTCACCTCGGAGCAGCCCGTCGCGCTCCTGATCGACGAGATCGACAAGGCCGACATCGAGTTCCCCAACGACCTGCTGCGCGAGCTCGACCGCATGGAGTTCTACGTGTACGAGACGCGCGAACTCGTGCGGGCGAAGCATCGGCCGCTCGTGTTCATCACGTCCAACAACGAGAAGGAACTGCCGGACGCCTTCCTGCGCCGCTGCTTCTTCCACTACATCAAGTTCCCCGACGCCGACACGATGAAGCAGATCGTCGACGTGCACTTCCCCGGCCTCAAGAAGGAGCTGCTCACCTCGGCGATGAAGACCTTCTACGACGTGCGCAACCTGCCCGGCCTGAAGAAGAAGCCATCCACCAGCGAACTCCTCGACTGGCTCAAGCTGCTCGTCGCGGAAGATATCCCGCTGGAAGCGCTGCAAAGCAAGGACGACAAGGTCGCGGTGCCGCCGCTCGTCGGCGCGCTGCTGAAGAACGAACAGGACGTGACGCTCTTCGAGAAGCTCGTCTTCATGCAGCGCCACAACCGCTGA
- a CDS encoding lysophospholipid acyltransferase family protein — protein MNGLRAAWRLMRAVIHALHGFATILFLFPGWGDARRQARVQSWSREMLECIGVTLEVRGNPPRTGPVLLAANHISWLDILVMHAARHCRFVAKSEVRHWPLIGRMATAGGTLYIERESRRDAMRVVHRMAESLGRGEILAVFPEGTTSDGTTLLPFHGNLIQAAVATGTPVQPVALRFIDRASGEPSLTPCYIGDDTLLGSVWSTLSGPPIAAVVSYGEPEWAHGRDRRTWAGDLRTVVDDLRRS, from the coding sequence ATGAACGGCTTGCGCGCCGCATGGAGGCTCATGCGCGCGGTGATCCACGCGCTCCACGGTTTCGCGACCATCCTGTTCCTGTTCCCGGGCTGGGGCGATGCGCGACGCCAAGCGCGTGTGCAGTCCTGGTCCCGCGAAATGCTCGAGTGCATCGGCGTCACGCTGGAGGTGCGCGGGAACCCGCCCCGCACCGGGCCGGTGCTGCTCGCCGCGAACCACATTTCCTGGCTGGACATCCTCGTCATGCACGCGGCGCGGCATTGCCGCTTCGTCGCGAAGTCGGAGGTGCGCCACTGGCCGCTGATCGGCAGGATGGCTACCGCGGGGGGCACGCTGTACATCGAACGCGAGTCGCGTCGCGATGCGATGCGCGTGGTGCACAGGATGGCCGAGAGCCTCGGCCGCGGGGAGATCCTCGCGGTCTTCCCGGAAGGCACGACGAGCGATGGCACGACGCTGCTCCCGTTTCACGGCAACCTGATCCAGGCGGCAGTGGCCACCGGCACGCCGGTGCAACCGGTGGCGCTCCGGTTCATCGACAGGGCGAGCGGCGAGCCGAGCCTCACGCCCTGCTACATCGGGGACGACACGCTGCTCGGATCCGTGTGGAGCACCTTGAGCGGACCGCCGATCGCCGCGGTGGTGTCCTATGGCGAACCGGAATGGGCCCACGGCCGCGACCGGCGCACCTGGGCGGGCGATCTGCGGACCGTCGTCGACGACCTACGCAGGTCCTGA
- a CDS encoding DUF1841 family protein encodes MFNPSQEDVRRFFCAVRAKTREGSPLDALEALAGQWMQEHPEYDPDLVDADAAVARQYDGQDGQTNPFLHLSMHLSISEQCSIDQPRGIRQAVELLAARRDSLHDAHHEAMECLGQMLWESQRSGKPPDGNAYIACVQRRATRD; translated from the coding sequence ATGTTCAATCCATCGCAAGAGGACGTGCGGCGGTTCTTCTGCGCCGTGCGCGCGAAGACCCGCGAAGGCAGTCCGCTCGACGCCCTGGAAGCGCTGGCCGGCCAGTGGATGCAGGAGCATCCGGAATACGATCCCGACCTCGTCGATGCCGATGCGGCGGTGGCGCGCCAGTACGACGGCCAGGACGGGCAGACCAACCCCTTCCTGCACCTGTCCATGCACCTGTCGATCAGCGAACAATGCTCCATCGACCAGCCGCGCGGCATCCGCCAGGCGGTGGAATTGCTGGCGGCCCGGCGCGATTCGCTGCATGACGCGCATCATGAAGCGATGGAATGCCTGGGCCAGATGCTCTGGGAAAGCCAGCGTTCGGGCAAGCCGCCGGACGGCAATGCCTACATCGCCTGCGTGCAGCGGCGCGCGACGCGGGACTAG
- a CDS encoding GNAT family N-acetyltransferase — protein MKKPQPCTLESPLVRLEPMSPGHVEALEAAARDGELWNLRITSVPAPGEAQAYVAAALKGQEDGHMLPFVVRDLASGTIAGTTRYHDIVTPIERLEIGYTWYGKRWQRSHVNTSCKLLLMAHAFETLGAKLVGWRTDNYNFASQRAIERLGAKKDGVLRHHAPRRDGTVRDTVMYSLTAGEWPEVKAHLNYQLARPR, from the coding sequence ATGAAAAAGCCGCAACCCTGCACCCTCGAATCGCCGCTGGTGCGGCTGGAGCCGATGTCGCCCGGCCACGTGGAGGCGCTCGAGGCCGCGGCGCGCGACGGCGAGCTCTGGAACCTGCGCATCACTTCCGTCCCGGCGCCGGGCGAGGCGCAGGCTTACGTGGCCGCCGCGCTCAAGGGGCAGGAAGACGGCCACATGCTGCCCTTCGTCGTGCGCGACCTCGCGAGCGGCACCATCGCGGGCACCACGCGCTACCACGACATCGTCACGCCGATCGAGCGCCTGGAGATCGGCTACACCTGGTACGGCAAGCGCTGGCAGCGCAGCCACGTGAACACGAGCTGCAAGCTGCTGCTGATGGCGCATGCCTTCGAGACCCTGGGCGCGAAGCTCGTGGGCTGGCGCACCGACAACTACAACTTCGCGAGCCAGCGCGCGATCGAGCGGCTCGGCGCGAAGAAGGACGGCGTGCTGCGCCACCACGCGCCGCGCCGCGACGGCACGGTGCGCGACACCGTGATGTACAGCCTCACCGCCGGCGAGTGGCCCGAGGTGAAGGCCCATCTGAATTACCAGCTTGCCAGGCCGCGCTGA
- a CDS encoding c-type cytochrome — MNKLLTTLFALAVASVTGLALAQAPAAAPAASAAAAAPAASAKAAAPAPMGAKSLEAKTAMCFGCHNIKGYQASFPEVHKVPMIAGQSAKYIVSALKAYKAGDRKHPTMRGIATTLSEQDMNDIAAFYEGLGSDGAKLPEAASKSPDPQVAALLQKAACVSCHGSNFSKPIDVYPKIAGQHPDYLFVALKAYKADANRAVGRSNGVMGAIAKQFSNDELKALAKYVGSLDGELKVVPEHRFRH, encoded by the coding sequence ATGAACAAGTTGTTGACCACGCTTTTCGCCCTGGCTGTCGCTTCCGTGACCGGCCTGGCCCTGGCCCAGGCGCCCGCCGCCGCACCGGCGGCATCGGCTGCCGCGGCGGCCCCCGCGGCTTCGGCGAAGGCCGCCGCCCCCGCGCCGATGGGCGCCAAGTCGCTGGAAGCCAAGACGGCCATGTGCTTCGGCTGCCACAACATCAAGGGCTACCAGGCGAGCTTCCCCGAAGTCCACAAGGTCCCGATGATCGCGGGCCAGAGCGCCAAGTACATCGTCTCGGCGCTCAAGGCGTACAAGGCCGGCGACCGCAAGCACCCGACCATGCGCGGCATCGCGACCACGCTGTCCGAGCAGGACATGAACGACATCGCGGCTTTCTACGAGGGCCTCGGCTCGGACGGCGCCAAGCTGCCGGAGGCGGCGAGCAAGTCGCCCGACCCTCAGGTGGCCGCCCTCCTGCAAAAGGCTGCCTGCGTCTCCTGCCACGGATCGAACTTCTCCAAGCCGATCGACGTGTACCCGAAGATCGCCGGCCAGCATCCGGATTACCTTTTCGTCGCGCTGAAGGCGTACAAGGCCGATGCGAACCGCGCCGTGGGGCGCAGCAACGGCGTCATGGGCGCGATCGCCAAGCAGTTCTCCAACGACGAGCTGAAAGCGCTCGCCAAGTACGTCGGCTCGCTGGACGGCGAACTGAAGGTGGTGCCCGAGCATCGCTTCAGGCACTAG
- the pcaH gene encoding protocatechuate 3,4-dioxygenase subunit beta, producing the protein MTTTLSPRGWENHPPYVYPGYKSTVKRGPTKPLVPLKAAPGEIAQPVYGHDAVGELDHDLTRNARRNGEPIGERMVLTGQVLDDRRRPVANTLVELWQANACGRYVHKADQHDAPLDPNFLGAGRCMTDSEGRYRFLTIKPGAYPWGNHPNAWRPQHIHLSLFGQHFASRLVTQMYFPGDPLHQYDPMVMSAPERLRRRLIADFSLDVTEEGYALGYVFDMVLRGADETPFENR; encoded by the coding sequence ATGACCACCACCCTCTCCCCCCGCGGCTGGGAAAACCACCCGCCCTACGTCTACCCGGGTTACAAGTCCACCGTGAAACGCGGGCCCACGAAACCGCTGGTGCCGCTGAAGGCTGCCCCGGGCGAGATCGCCCAACCGGTGTATGGCCACGATGCGGTCGGCGAGCTCGACCACGACCTCACGCGCAATGCGCGCCGCAATGGCGAACCGATCGGCGAACGCATGGTGCTCACGGGCCAGGTGCTCGACGATCGCCGCCGCCCCGTCGCCAACACGCTCGTCGAACTGTGGCAGGCCAACGCCTGCGGCCGCTACGTGCACAAGGCCGACCAGCACGACGCGCCGCTGGACCCCAACTTCCTGGGCGCGGGCCGGTGCATGACGGACAGCGAGGGCCGCTATCGCTTCCTCACGATCAAGCCGGGCGCGTATCCGTGGGGCAACCATCCCAACGCGTGGCGTCCGCAGCACATCCACCTGTCGCTGTTCGGCCAGCACTTCGCCAGCCGCCTGGTCACGCAGATGTACTTCCCCGGTGACCCGCTGCACCAGTACGACCCCATGGTGATGAGCGCCCCCGAGCGGCTGCGCCGGCGCCTGATCGCGGACTTCAGCCTCGACGTGACCGAGGAAGGCTACGCGCTCGGCTATGTGTTCGACATGGTGCTGCGCGGCGCCGATGAAACCCCTTTCGAGAACCGCTGA
- a CDS encoding vWA domain-containing protein, which translates to MLIDFFYTLRSAKLPVSVKEYLTLVEALQAGVVGPESDGAYSMDDFYYLSRTALVKDEKHYDKFDRAFAAYFKGVEMVADFTKDVPLEWLRKNLELELSPEEKAKIEKMGWDELMETLKKRFEEQKDRHEGGSKMIGTGGTSPFGAYGFNPQGIRIGQDKGRNKSAVKVWDQRAYKDYDDSQELGTRNIKVALRRLRKFAREGSADELDLDDTIRSTAANAGWLDIKMVPERHNNVKILLLMDVGGTMDEHIHRVEEMFSAAKAEFKHLEFYYFHNCVYDFMWKNNRRRFSEKFATWDIIRKYNKDYKLIFVGDATMSPYEILQPGGSVEYNNEEAGAEWIQRLTNAFPKFAWINPEPQGVWQYRQSISVIQQLMNQRMYPLTIKGLEEAMRLLSK; encoded by the coding sequence ATGCTGATCGATTTCTTCTACACGTTGCGCAGCGCCAAGCTGCCCGTCTCGGTGAAGGAGTACCTCACCCTCGTCGAGGCGCTGCAGGCCGGCGTCGTCGGGCCTGAGAGCGACGGCGCGTACAGCATGGACGACTTCTACTACCTCTCGCGCACCGCGCTCGTGAAGGACGAGAAGCATTACGACAAGTTCGACCGCGCTTTCGCCGCCTACTTCAAGGGCGTGGAGATGGTGGCCGACTTCACGAAGGACGTGCCGCTCGAATGGCTGCGCAAGAACCTCGAGCTCGAACTCTCGCCCGAGGAGAAAGCCAAGATCGAGAAGATGGGCTGGGACGAGCTCATGGAAACGCTGAAGAAGCGCTTCGAGGAACAGAAGGACCGCCACGAGGGCGGCAGCAAGATGATCGGCACCGGCGGCACCTCGCCCTTCGGCGCGTACGGCTTCAATCCGCAGGGCATCCGCATCGGCCAGGACAAGGGCCGCAACAAGAGCGCGGTGAAGGTCTGGGACCAGCGCGCCTACAAGGATTACGACGACAGCCAGGAGCTCGGCACGCGCAACATCAAGGTCGCCTTGCGGCGCCTGCGCAAGTTCGCGCGCGAAGGCTCGGCCGACGAGCTGGACCTGGACGACACCATCCGCTCCACTGCCGCGAACGCCGGCTGGCTGGACATCAAGATGGTCCCCGAGCGCCACAACAACGTGAAGATCCTGCTGCTGATGGACGTCGGCGGCACGATGGACGAGCACATCCACCGCGTGGAGGAAATGTTCTCCGCGGCGAAGGCGGAGTTCAAGCACCTGGAGTTCTATTACTTCCACAACTGCGTGTACGACTTCATGTGGAAGAACAACCGGCGCCGCTTTTCCGAGAAGTTCGCGACCTGGGACATCATCCGCAAGTACAACAAGGACTACAAGCTGATCTTCGTGGGCGACGCGACGATGAGCCCCTACGAGATCCTGCAGCCGGGCGGCAGCGTGGAGTACAACAACGAGGAAGCCGGCGCGGAGTGGATCCAGCGCCTGACCAACGCCTTCCCGAAGTTCGCCTGGATCAACCCCGAGCCCCAGGGCGTCTGGCAATACCGCCAGAGCATCAGCGTCATCCAGCAGCTGATGAACCAGCGTATGTATCCGCTCACTATCAAGGGGCTCGAGGAAGCGATGCGGCTGCTGTCGAAGTAG
- the pcaG gene encoding protocatechuate 3,4-dioxygenase subunit alpha: protein MKTPSMMSGQAADFGPTPSQTVGPFFAYGLTARQYGYDFGQPFDDVVALPEAPGQHIVLEGRVLDGDGQPIMDAMVEISQADSAGRYPAAIADVKASGFRAFGRMGTGTDPELRFRFRTVKPGAEGPGQAPHINVIVLMRGLLLHAFTRVYFSDEAQANASDAALQSVPAERRSTLIAQRQDKGGVPVYTFDIHMQGAQETVFFDV, encoded by the coding sequence ATGAAAACTCCTTCGATGATGAGCGGCCAGGCCGCCGATTTCGGGCCCACGCCGTCGCAGACGGTGGGCCCTTTCTTCGCGTACGGCCTGACCGCGCGCCAGTATGGCTATGACTTCGGCCAGCCCTTCGACGACGTCGTGGCGCTGCCCGAGGCCCCGGGCCAGCACATCGTGCTGGAAGGCCGCGTGCTCGACGGCGACGGACAGCCGATCATGGATGCCATGGTGGAGATCAGCCAGGCCGACTCGGCGGGCCGCTACCCCGCCGCAATCGCCGACGTGAAGGCCAGCGGCTTTCGCGCTTTCGGGCGCATGGGCACGGGCACGGATCCGGAGCTTCGCTTCCGCTTCCGGACGGTCAAGCCCGGCGCGGAAGGCCCGGGCCAGGCGCCGCACATCAACGTGATCGTCCTGATGCGCGGGCTGCTGCTCCACGCCTTCACCCGCGTGTACTTCAGCGACGAGGCACAGGCGAATGCGTCGGACGCCGCCCTGCAATCCGTTCCTGCCGAGCGCCGCTCTACCCTGATCGCGCAGCGGCAGGACAAGGGAGGCGTTCCTGTGTACACCTTCGATATCCACATGCAGGGCGCGCAGGAAACCGTGTTCTTCGACGTGTAA
- a CDS encoding ABC transporter ATP-binding protein: MFVEVSQLRVRYPGRDRPAVDQVSFGLRAGDIGVLIGPSGCGKTTLLRAVAGLEPVASGEVRIGGQVVGSASLHVPPESRRIGMVFQDYALFPHLDVGHNVGFGIHHLPRAQRAARVAEVLELVGLGGIERRHPHELSGGQQQRVALARALAPQPQLLLLDEPFSNLDVDLRERLAHEIRAILKAATATALFVTHDQLEAFATGDVIGVMHEGKLHQWDDAYTLYHRPATRFVADFIGHGVFAPATLREEGEQVIVQTPLGDLADVAECPLPTAFESGACDVLLRADDIVHDDDAPVKAEIVRKAFRGSEFLYTLRLAGGQTVLAHVPSHHDHKIGEWIGIRAEVDHVVTFARNTNAAGSGPA; the protein is encoded by the coding sequence ATGTTCGTCGAGGTCTCGCAGCTGCGTGTTCGTTATCCGGGCCGGGACCGCCCGGCCGTCGACCAGGTGTCGTTCGGGCTGCGCGCGGGCGACATCGGCGTGCTGATCGGGCCCTCGGGCTGCGGCAAGACGACCCTGCTTCGTGCCGTGGCGGGCCTGGAGCCCGTCGCATCGGGCGAAGTGCGCATCGGCGGCCAGGTCGTGGGCAGCGCCTCGCTCCATGTGCCTCCGGAATCGCGGCGTATCGGCATGGTCTTCCAGGACTACGCGCTCTTTCCGCATCTCGACGTCGGCCACAACGTCGGCTTCGGCATCCATCACCTGCCCCGGGCACAACGCGCGGCCCGCGTGGCGGAGGTGCTGGAACTCGTGGGCCTCGGCGGCATCGAGCGGCGGCACCCGCACGAACTCTCCGGCGGCCAGCAACAGCGAGTCGCGCTGGCGCGGGCGCTGGCGCCGCAACCGCAATTGCTGCTGCTCGACGAGCCCTTCTCCAACCTCGACGTGGACCTGCGCGAACGCCTGGCCCATGAAATCCGCGCGATCCTCAAGGCGGCGACCGCCACCGCGCTCTTCGTCACGCACGACCAGCTCGAGGCCTTCGCCACGGGAGACGTGATCGGCGTGATGCACGAGGGCAAGCTGCACCAGTGGGACGACGCGTACACGCTCTATCACCGGCCCGCGACGCGCTTCGTCGCGGACTTCATCGGCCACGGCGTCTTCGCACCCGCGACCTTGCGCGAGGAAGGCGAGCAGGTGATCGTCCAGACGCCCCTCGGCGATCTCGCCGACGTCGCGGAGTGTCCGCTGCCGACCGCCTTCGAGTCGGGCGCCTGCGACGTGCTGCTGCGCGCCGACGACATCGTCCACGATGACGACGCGCCGGTGAAGGCCGAGATCGTGCGCAAGGCCTTCCGCGGTTCCGAGTTCCTCTACACGCTGCGGCTGGCCGGCGGGCAGACCGTCCTCGCGCACGTGCCCAGCCACCATGACCACAAGATCGGCGAATGGATCGGCATCCGCGCGGAGGTGGACCATGTGGTCACGTTCGCGCGCAACACGAACGCAGCAGGTTCAGGACCTGCGTAG
- a CDS encoding LysR substrate-binding domain-containing protein, with protein sequence MTRPAVPALPSGFARNVQLRHLRCLVAVAQERNLARAAERLALSQPAVSKTLAELEALSGRRLVERGRKGARLTAAGEDLLAHALRVLDAVGEAAESMEGGTRAAGARLRLGALPSVAPAWLPRALAAFGQAQPQVTVTLTTAPNAPLLESLRSGQLDAVLGRIADPQHMAGLSFELLQAESLAVVTRPGHPLAGLPAASIHAVLEYPLVVYGEGTIPRHSTDSFLSSWGLKLPATRRLETLDVAVARLVVRDSDSVWFTPLGAAADDLAQGTLVRLALPTPGTEEPVGLLVRSDADLPVHAREFIAQLRTLAGRSR encoded by the coding sequence ATGACGCGTCCAGCCGTCCCTGCCTTGCCGTCCGGCTTTGCCCGCAATGTCCAGCTGCGCCACCTGCGTTGCCTGGTCGCCGTGGCGCAGGAGCGCAATCTCGCGCGGGCGGCGGAGCGGCTGGCGCTCAGCCAGCCCGCCGTATCGAAAACGCTCGCCGAACTCGAAGCCCTGTCGGGGCGGCGGCTGGTCGAGCGAGGGCGCAAGGGCGCCCGCCTCACCGCCGCCGGCGAAGACTTGCTCGCGCATGCCCTGCGCGTGCTCGACGCCGTCGGTGAAGCAGCCGAGAGCATGGAAGGCGGCACGCGTGCCGCGGGCGCGCGCCTGCGCCTGGGCGCACTGCCCAGCGTGGCGCCCGCATGGCTGCCGCGGGCCCTTGCCGCGTTCGGGCAGGCGCAACCGCAAGTGACGGTCACCTTGACCACCGCGCCGAATGCTCCGCTGCTGGAATCGCTGCGCTCGGGGCAGCTGGACGCCGTGCTGGGGCGCATCGCGGATCCCCAGCACATGGCGGGGCTGTCGTTCGAGCTCCTGCAGGCCGAATCGCTGGCGGTGGTCACCCGGCCCGGCCATCCCTTGGCGGGCCTGCCTGCCGCGTCGATCCATGCCGTACTGGAGTACCCACTCGTCGTGTACGGCGAGGGGACCATCCCGCGCCACAGCACCGACAGCTTCCTGTCGTCCTGGGGCCTGAAGTTGCCGGCGACGCGGCGGCTCGAAACACTGGACGTGGCCGTGGCGCGGCTCGTCGTGCGCGATTCCGACAGTGTGTGGTTCACCCCGCTCGGTGCGGCGGCCGACGACCTCGCGCAGGGAACGCTTGTTCGGCTGGCGCTGCCGACTCCCGGAACGGAAGAACCCGTGGGGTTGCTGGTGCGCAGCGATGCGGACCTGCCCGTGCATGCACGCGAATTCATCGCGCAGCTGCGGACCCTCGCAGGGCGCTCCCGCTAG